One genomic window of Entelurus aequoreus isolate RoL-2023_Sb linkage group LG07, RoL_Eaeq_v1.1, whole genome shotgun sequence includes the following:
- the ccdc120a gene encoding coiled-coil domain-containing protein 120 — protein MEVKGQLISAPAVVTCWDRKQRERMAELQEKRRSLQALLSVRLAELRRVCLQEAELTGALPADFPLATGEKPPSVKRRGGASCQANRKCRGEEEDNQRVKPKKTLFSGALRKHNDREHNVHTQHGKTTVHRGCHTDDTVRSESSSTSDSTGHDNDECVAQGRPLLVGTGSPVELFYPSKARRSSLCHRAELPEVLASHRPLLLQLPTPPRSHDSSPTSRPSEAARRGNSADGPPEEEEGGVARSGGGAVGPPEAGRGYGDLLLDYVLTKQRQRAKPHRPPPHYNGHATSRPPPVAPPAYRVHMGEQRRVKVTRTKSCGPFLPVSQADAHIQPDPHPHLLPPQPAPAQDARPGGAARNLHKALALEGLRDWYLRNTAGSSHADGKVKGQGGGTAQRRRTTHGLQGALPHSVTFHGHPLHGRSVDGSLYLDSAPPRKQEVPLREAPAEPTSPGTLV, from the exons ATGGAAGTCAAAGGTCAACTCATCTCAGCACCTG ctGTGGTCACATGCTGGGACAGGAAGCAGAGGGAGCGCATGGCGGAGCTGCAGGAGAAGAGGCGGAGCCTGCAGGCGCTGCTCAGCGTGCGATTGGCGGAGCTGAGGCGGGTGTGTCTGCAGGAGGCG GAGCTGACGGGCGCGCTGCCCGCCGACTTCCCGTTGGCGACGGGGGAGAAGCCCCCCTCCGTGAAGCGCAGGGGCGGGGCCTCGTGCCAAGCAAACAGGAAGTGCAGAGGAGAG GAAGAAGACAATCAGCGAGTGAAGCCTAAAAAAACTTTATTCAGCGGAGCGCTGAGGAAACACAACGACCGAGAACACAACGTGCACACACAACACGGCAAGACGACTGTGCACAGAGGATGTCACACTg acgACACAGTGAGGTCAGAGAGCAGCTCCACGTCTGACTCTACAGGACACGACAACg ATGAGTGTGTGGCTCAGGGTCGCCCCCTGCTGGTGGGCACTGGTTCTCCAGTGGAGCTCTTCTATCCCAGCAAAGCCAGGAGGAGTTCGCTGTGCCACAG GGCGGAGCTTCCTGAGGTTCTCGCCAGCCACAGGCCCCTCCTCCTCCAGCTCCCCACCCCTCCTCGCTCCCACGACAGCTCGCCGACCTCCCGCCCGTCCGAGGCGGCCCGTCGCGGCAACAGCGCAGACGGGCCgccagaggaggaggagggaggggTGGCACGGTCCGGAGGAGGCGCCGTCGGCCCCCCAGAGGCGGGGCGGGGCTACGGCGACCTCCTGCTGGATTACGTGCTGACCAAACAGCGGCAGCGCGCCAAGCCGCACCGGCCGCCGCCGCACTACAACGGCCACGCCACCTCCCGGCCGCCCCCGGTGGCGCCGCCCGCCTACCGCGTTCACATGGGCGAGCAGCGCCGCGTCAAGGTCACCCGCACCAAGTCCTGCGGCCCCTTCCTGCCCGTGTCGCAGGCCGACGCCCACATCCAGCccgacccccacccccacctgctGCCCCCGCAGCCGGCCCCCGCGCAGGACGCCCGCCCGGGGGGAGCCGCCAGGAACCTCCACAAGGCCCTCGCCCTGGAAG GTCTGAGGGACTGGTACTTGAGGAACACCGCAGGCTCCTCCCACGCCGACGGCAAGGTCAAAGGTCAAGGCGGGGGCACCGCACAGCGCAGACGCACCACTCACGGCCTGCAAGGGGCGCTGCCGCACTCCGTCACCTTCCACGGACACCCGCTGCACGGCAG GTCTGTGGACGGCTCGCTCTACCTGGACTCCGCCCCTCCCCGCAAACAGGAAGTCCCTCTCAGGGAAGCGCCTGCAGAACCGACGTCGCCAGGGACTCTGGTCTGA